From a single Plasmodium yoelii strain 17X genome assembly, chromosome: 9 genomic region:
- a CDS encoding PIR protein, whose protein sequence is MDKDVCKKFQDVRKWFPDQLDDKKMYQFKDDTHFKKYCTGGSCDSDFEKINAGCLYFFDTFFEDVSAFEYVAKNNIYIVEYILIWLSYMLNLTKTQENDSIEIFYNTYIEGGNKYTKNLDYISSHNSYKDLIYISYYILNMDMSIISKLYDAFNTLCDIYNELDTNSSNCEEYSKKAIQFVETYKKIIIDCIITGDNPYSLVLINLLIDYDKLKKECKNFPSTPDIETIISEHFSEVTSSSSIASKLIPILSILVAIPIFLGIAYKYSLFGFRKRSQKQHLREMVKK, encoded by the exons ATGGATAAGGacgtg tgtaaaaAGTTCCAGGATGTAAGGAAATGGTTTCCTGATCAATTGGACGATAAGAAAATGTATCAATTTAAAGATGATACACATTTCAAAAAGTATTGTACTGGTGGTAGTTGTGATAGTGATttcgaaaaaattaatgctggatgtttatatttttttgatacaTTCTTTGAGGATGTTTCTGCGTTTGAGTATGTTGCAAAAAATAACATCTATATTGTTGAATACattttgatatggttaagttatatgttaaaccttaCCAAAACTCAAGAAAACGACAGTATAGagattttttataatacatatatagaaGGTGGTAATAAGTATACTAAAAATCTAGATTATATTAGTAGTCATAATAgttataaggatcttatatatataagttattatattttaaatatggatatgagcattatatctaaattatatgatgcatttaataCATTATGTGACATATATAATGAGCTTGATACAAATAGCTCAAATTGCGAGGAATATTCCAAAAAAGCTATTCAATTTGttgaaacatataaaaaaattataatagatTGTATAATTACTGGCGATAACCCCTATTCTCTTGTATtgattaatttattaattgattatgataaattaaaaaaagaatgtAAAAATTTCCCATCCACTCCAGATATAGAAACAATAATTTCTGAACATTTTTCTGAAGTtacatcaagttcgtcgatagcaagcaaattaattccaattttatcgatattagttgcaataccaattttcttgggaattgcttataag tattcgttatttggatttcggaaacgatctcaaaaacaacatttaagagaaatggtaaaaaaataa